Below is a genomic region from bacterium.
GCGCGCGTAAACGCTTCCAGTTTTCCAAGCGTTAATTTTTATCAGGTTATCCAGGGCGTTTCCTTCGGGAAACGCCCTTTTTTATTGTGTTTAAAATAAAGGCTTGATCCACAGATTACTCCCTACTCTCTGATATTAAAGCATTTGATTCGTAGGACCGGCAGATTTCGCAGATGAGATCCAAAGGATAAAACCTTAAAGAAAATATTTTTAAAGTTTTTAAAAATCCGTGTAATCTGCGTAATCGGTGGATGAGATTTTGACTTTATTTGGACAAATCAGTTAAAATATTATGGTATAAATCTAAAAAAACCTCTGCGTCCTCAGCGTCTCAGCGGTGATAGATGTTTGTACGGGTGGCTGAACCTGTTGAATCTTTTTTTCCCACATATTGTATGTATTGTGCCCCGCCCGTAGAGACGTTGCATGCAACGTCTCTACAACCACCTATATCCTAATTAATCCCGCATCGTTTAAACATCAAACTCTGGAAATTCCTGGAAAACCCTGTGAAAAAAGTGGGGAGATTTATTTTATGTGTTGACAAAATGGGGAGATAGGGGTAAATTATCCCATGATGTGGGGAAAAGTGGTGGAAAGTGGGGAAAACATATGTTCCTAGGAACGTATACACATACAGTCGATGAGAAAGGCCGTTTATCCATACCCTCGCGTTTTCGGGATGTGCTGTCGGAAAAGCAGCTGCCGGAAAAAGTGATTGTTACGCAGGGGTTGGATGCCTGTCTTGTGGGATATCCAGTCAATGAATGGAAAATTTTCCAGGAAAAAATAGTGAACCGGCCCATGAATAAAAGTGATGACCGGTATTTTATACGGCGTCTTCTGGCAGGTGCGACTGAATGCACCCTGGACAAACAAGGCCGTATTATGCTGCCGGCTGCGCTGCGGAATTATGCGGGTGTCACCCGTGAAGCGGTGGTGGTGGGTGTTTCCAATCGTATAGAAATTTGGTCGCCCGAACGTTGGGAAAAATATTTGCATGATGGTAAATCGCTGGAAGAAATTGCGGAGCAGATAGAAGATTTGTAGGGGCACGGCGCGCCGTGCCCCTACAGCATTGAATCAAAAAGAGAGGAGGTGATTGGAAGGTGAGTATCAAACTTTTGAACGAGGAAGATGTCGCGGTGATTGGTTTGCTGGGTGACATTGATATGCAGGAGGTTGTTAACATTCGCAACACCATTGCCTCTGTTTTGGACAGCGGCTGCAATCAACTCGTTTTGGATTTGTCACGGGTGCAACATATCAATGCCACCGGCATGGGTATTTTAACCGAAAGTCTCCGCCGCATTCGACATTTACAGGGTGATATGAAATTAGCCGGCGTGAATCCCTACGTGGAAAACATTTTTGAATTGACCGGCATAAAACGCTTTTTTGAAATTCACGCAACCCGTGGGGATGCAGTAAAAAGTTTTAAACGCTATAAATACGCTGCCGCATGACAGAGCATAAAACCGTGATGCTGCAAGAGGCCGTCCAGTGGTTGGCACCGAAGGGTGACGGCTGGTGGGCTGATTGTACAGTAGGCGGCGGTGGACATACTGAGGCACTCTTGGCGGCAACCGCACCCCATGGTCGGGTCCTCGGCCTGGACCAGGATGAAGCGGCCTTGGACCGTGCGCAGGAAAGGCTGGCATCCTATGGGTCGCGGCTGGTGCTGGTCCGGAATAATTTTCGTAATCTGGTGGCAGTTGCCGGGGAAATGAAAATTACAGGATTTTCAGGAGTGCTG
It encodes:
- the mraZ gene encoding division/cell wall cluster transcriptional repressor MraZ, encoding MFLGTYTHTVDEKGRLSIPSRFRDVLSEKQLPEKVIVTQGLDACLVGYPVNEWKIFQEKIVNRPMNKSDDRYFIRRLLAGATECTLDKQGRIMLPAALRNYAGVTREAVVVGVSNRIEIWSPERWEKYLHDGKSLEEIAEQIEDL
- a CDS encoding STAS domain-containing protein — its product is MSIKLLNEEDVAVIGLLGDIDMQEVVNIRNTIASVLDSGCNQLVLDLSRVQHINATGMGILTESLRRIRHLQGDMKLAGVNPYVENIFELTGIKRFFEIHATRGDAVKSFKRYKYAAA